The following are from one region of the Natronosporangium hydrolyticum genome:
- a CDS encoding effector-associated domain 2-containing protein produces the protein MTPPASPGDQRRHRLEAELVEALAGLPVMQQPDSRQQLVRMLRRRLGPDIPVYDIAEPRYQCVEIVEVCLASPDSWQVVIEVVASFHPHAPQLAQVVELQQEWVKLHDQLLREHEEEVRDVLSEEDWAQLRALLTAIRPSQLGRLFQRATGHRAASPPIWCVDAWDIFVYLAGQYTPPESLPPEMVFLLLLEQEVDEEAAARIRRRNQRQASKFGLTAQLDQRRALTDRRADLPADPQLYVLIQVEQEWEPELGENAEPAVFTVSHYRQWLGDESWHSPLRGVFPDVSRARLALVVEEIVAQVELEWADRRAEVAIEVVLPWQLLNEDIAWWPAERPAAYLGARVLAMTYPVVVRSLDRLRQRRWHGAWRRRWEQLRREPAGDRVYRSRPHGADYFTTMEAELTGDARWGTLVLSEPPAPGAATGIQEVLTGLRAGLPAIIWHRSEPTTDRLWDELRELVGDGGTLRLPIHVRQLRLDALRAEPDQRDQHIGRHVVLLWDDPERRPELDGPEDRIGGANR, from the coding sequence ATGACACCCCCTGCCTCGCCCGGCGACCAGCGCCGTCACCGGCTGGAAGCGGAGCTGGTGGAGGCGCTCGCCGGGCTTCCGGTGATGCAGCAGCCGGACAGCCGGCAGCAGTTGGTGCGGATGCTCCGGCGCCGGCTCGGGCCGGACATTCCGGTGTATGATATCGCTGAGCCTCGATACCAATGTGTGGAGATCGTGGAGGTGTGCCTGGCCTCGCCCGACTCCTGGCAGGTGGTGATCGAGGTGGTGGCATCCTTCCACCCGCACGCGCCGCAGCTCGCCCAGGTCGTGGAGCTGCAGCAGGAGTGGGTGAAGCTGCACGACCAGCTGCTGCGCGAGCATGAGGAGGAGGTCCGTGACGTCCTGTCCGAGGAAGACTGGGCGCAGCTGCGGGCGCTGCTGACGGCGATCCGACCCAGCCAGCTCGGGCGGCTGTTCCAGCGGGCGACCGGGCACCGGGCGGCGAGCCCGCCGATCTGGTGTGTCGACGCCTGGGACATCTTCGTCTACCTTGCCGGGCAGTACACCCCACCGGAGAGCCTGCCGCCCGAGATGGTCTTTCTGTTGTTGCTGGAACAGGAGGTCGATGAGGAGGCCGCGGCCCGGATCCGTCGCCGTAACCAACGGCAGGCGAGTAAGTTCGGGTTGACCGCCCAGCTGGATCAGCGGCGGGCGTTGACCGATCGCCGCGCCGACCTGCCCGCCGACCCTCAACTCTATGTGTTGATCCAGGTGGAGCAGGAGTGGGAGCCGGAGCTCGGGGAGAACGCGGAGCCGGCCGTGTTCACGGTCTCCCACTACCGGCAGTGGCTGGGGGACGAGTCCTGGCACTCGCCGCTGCGCGGCGTCTTCCCGGATGTGTCGAGGGCCCGCCTGGCGCTGGTCGTAGAGGAGATCGTGGCGCAGGTAGAGCTTGAGTGGGCGGATCGTCGGGCCGAGGTCGCCATTGAAGTGGTGCTCCCGTGGCAGCTGCTCAACGAGGACATCGCCTGGTGGCCGGCGGAGCGACCAGCCGCGTACCTGGGGGCGAGGGTGTTGGCCATGACCTACCCGGTGGTGGTGCGCAGCCTGGACCGGCTGCGGCAGCGTCGATGGCACGGGGCGTGGCGCCGGCGGTGGGAGCAGCTGCGCCGGGAGCCGGCCGGAGACCGCGTCTACCGCAGCCGACCTCACGGCGCGGACTATTTCACCACCATGGAGGCCGAGCTGACCGGCGACGCCAGGTGGGGGACGCTGGTGTTGAGTGAGCCGCCGGCGCCCGGGGCGGCGACCGGCATCCAGGAGGTCCTGACCGGCCTGCGCGCCGGCCTGCCGGCGATTATCTGGCATCGGAGCGAACCGACCACCGACCGGCTCTGGGACGAGCTTCGGGAGTTGGTCGGCGACGGCGGCACTTTACGCCTGCCGATTCACGTTCGGCAGCTGCGCCTGGACGCGTTGCGAGCAGAGCCGGATCAGCGTGATCAACACATCGGACGGCATGTGGTCCTGCTCTGGGACGACCCGGAGCGCAGACCGGAGTTGGATGGTCCGGAGGACCGGATCGGAGGAGCCAACAGATGA
- a CDS encoding NAD(P)H-binding protein translates to MTILVTGATGTIGRQVVRQLAEAGHRVRALTRTPETAVVPAGVEVVGGDLARPATLASALSGVTAMHLISIGGDDYAPLRTGDEIMAMAGAAGVGRVTVLTGSDDELAVLRAVTASGVSWTHVRPLEFMANKLAWGPSIAQDGTVAAFGEAPMAIVHEADVAAVVVAGLTADGHHGATYSPTGPAVLSRPAAAETIGEVIGRTVRFKPLTRAEARAGMLADGVLPEVADYVLDYEASPPPEAAVVSPVVAEVTGRPPRRFAEWVAEHAAEFRPKPSEETD, encoded by the coding sequence ATGACGATTCTGGTTACGGGAGCTACCGGCACCATCGGTCGCCAGGTGGTCAGACAACTGGCCGAGGCTGGTCACCGGGTGCGCGCGCTGACCCGTACCCCGGAGACGGCGGTGGTGCCGGCCGGGGTGGAGGTGGTCGGCGGCGACCTCGCCCGGCCGGCGACGTTGGCGTCGGCCCTGTCAGGGGTGACCGCGATGCACCTGATCAGCATCGGCGGCGACGACTATGCGCCGCTGCGGACCGGCGACGAGATCATGGCGATGGCGGGTGCCGCCGGGGTGGGTCGGGTAACGGTGCTCACCGGCAGCGACGACGAGTTGGCGGTGCTTCGGGCGGTGACGGCCAGCGGGGTGAGCTGGACGCATGTGCGGCCGCTGGAGTTCATGGCCAACAAGTTGGCGTGGGGGCCGTCGATCGCCCAGGACGGCACCGTGGCGGCGTTCGGTGAGGCGCCGATGGCGATCGTGCACGAGGCCGATGTGGCGGCGGTCGTGGTGGCTGGGCTCACTGCCGACGGGCATCATGGCGCGACGTACTCACCGACCGGCCCGGCGGTGCTCAGCCGCCCGGCTGCCGCCGAGACCATCGGTGAAGTGATCGGCCGGACCGTGCGGTTCAAACCGCTGACCCGAGCGGAGGCGCGGGCTGGGATGCTCGCCGACGGGGTGTTGCCGGAGGTCGCGGACTACGTCCTGGACTATGAAGCGAGCCCGCCGCCGGAGGCGGCGGTGGTCTCGCCGGTGGTGGCGGAGGTGACGGGCCGGCCACCCCGCCGGTTCGCGGAGTGGGTCGCTGAGCACGCGGCCGAGTTCCGGCCGAAACCGTCCGAGGAGACTGACTGA
- a CDS encoding DUF742 domain-containing protein, translating to MPFPPPEAGQDYDEAGPVVRPYTVTSGRTRPSRGRLDLVSMVVAVGSAAASVDRTPEQRAIVALAQRPISLAELAAQLNLPASLVQVLLGDLLDAELISISQPYPAGYYHRDTLEAIRDGLRAL from the coding sequence ATGCCGTTTCCGCCGCCCGAAGCCGGCCAGGACTACGACGAGGCCGGGCCCGTCGTCCGCCCGTACACCGTCACCTCCGGTCGTACCCGGCCGAGCCGGGGCCGGCTCGATCTGGTCTCCATGGTGGTGGCGGTCGGGTCGGCGGCGGCATCGGTGGACCGTACCCCGGAGCAGCGGGCGATTGTCGCACTGGCACAGCGTCCGATCTCGCTGGCCGAACTGGCGGCCCAGTTGAACCTTCCCGCGAGCCTGGTGCAGGTGCTGCTGGGGGATCTGCTCGACGCCGAGCTGATCAGCATCAGCCAGCCGTACCCGGCGGGTTACTACCATCGAGACACACTTGAGGCGATACGTGATGGGCTACGGGCGCTCTGA
- a CDS encoding class I SAM-dependent methyltransferase — translation MAASPIPERVSWAMSRLVVGPSDRLLEIGCGRGTLVSQVCDRLVDGQIVAVDRSATMIRQARERNADHVAAGRAVFHTTSLDRLDPAAGSYDTVVALNVNLFWVRPAGYDLALITRLLRPGGTLHLIYELPVVDRAEAVAKRLEAALTAEGYEVRLAHDRTRRGNALLAVVAAP, via the coding sequence GTGGCGGCGAGTCCGATCCCCGAACGGGTCAGCTGGGCGATGTCCCGCCTGGTGGTCGGCCCGAGCGACCGGCTACTCGAGATCGGCTGTGGCCGGGGGACGCTGGTCTCACAGGTCTGCGACCGGCTGGTCGACGGGCAGATCGTCGCGGTCGACCGTTCCGCCACCATGATCCGCCAGGCGCGGGAGCGTAACGCTGACCATGTCGCCGCCGGCCGGGCGGTCTTCCACACCACCTCGTTGGATCGTCTCGACCCGGCGGCGGGGAGTTACGACACGGTGGTGGCGCTGAACGTCAACCTGTTCTGGGTCCGCCCGGCAGGTTACGACCTGGCGTTGATCACGCGGCTGCTCCGGCCGGGCGGGACGCTGCACCTGATCTACGAGCTGCCGGTGGTCGACCGGGCGGAGGCGGTCGCGAAGCGGCTGGAGGCGGCGCTGACCGCCGAGGGGTACGAGGTCAGGCTGGCGCACGACCGGACCCGGCGCGGCAACGCGCTGCTCGCCGTGGTCGCTGCGCCCTGA
- a CDS encoding AAA family ATPase, translating to MTPDSTGASGEPAPGWWIYRGTGQVLDTEERERRWPAPPRWRTFDGGPDEPAPPSDAKDLERRLGTVVVSERVDIHEVDMINAAVYLRRPLLVTGRPGSGKSTLAYRIARELQLGRVLRWPITTRSTLQAGLYEYDAIGRVHAASRHRAGRPAAEGAADRSDAEAEIGDFLHLGPLGTALLPYRMPRVLLIDEIDKGDVDLPNDLLNVFEEGEFELRELMRSAARVPEVVVHTADPAGTATIRHGRVRCHEFPIVVMTSNGEREFPAPFLRRCLHLRVPEPDAGKLAAMVAAHFPDEQLADAREIIRAYLERRDRLDGLAADQLLNAFQLRMAGAFTTTDEESLRRLIEAIWHRLSPIGAE from the coding sequence ATGACCCCTGATAGCACCGGCGCTAGCGGGGAGCCCGCTCCCGGCTGGTGGATCTACCGAGGCACCGGGCAGGTACTGGATACCGAGGAGCGAGAACGCCGGTGGCCCGCGCCGCCGCGTTGGCGTACTTTCGATGGTGGGCCCGATGAACCGGCGCCGCCGAGCGACGCCAAGGACCTGGAGCGACGGTTGGGCACGGTGGTGGTCTCCGAACGGGTCGACATCCACGAGGTCGACATGATCAACGCGGCGGTCTACCTCCGCCGCCCGTTGCTGGTCACCGGCCGGCCCGGGTCGGGCAAGTCCACCTTGGCTTACCGGATCGCCCGGGAGCTCCAGTTAGGCCGGGTGCTCCGCTGGCCGATCACGACCCGGAGCACGCTGCAGGCGGGGCTCTACGAGTACGACGCCATCGGTCGGGTGCACGCGGCGAGCCGGCACCGGGCCGGCCGACCGGCGGCCGAAGGCGCCGCCGACCGTTCCGACGCCGAAGCGGAGATCGGGGACTTCCTACACCTCGGCCCGTTGGGTACCGCCCTGCTGCCGTACCGGATGCCCCGGGTGTTACTCATCGACGAGATCGACAAGGGTGATGTGGACCTTCCAAACGATCTGCTCAACGTCTTCGAGGAGGGTGAGTTCGAGCTGCGGGAGCTGATGCGGTCGGCGGCCCGGGTACCCGAGGTCGTCGTCCATACCGCTGATCCGGCGGGGACCGCGACGATCCGGCACGGCCGGGTACGGTGCCACGAGTTTCCGATCGTGGTGATGACCAGCAACGGTGAGCGGGAATTCCCCGCTCCGTTCCTGCGGCGGTGCCTGCATCTGCGGGTCCCGGAGCCGGATGCCGGGAAGCTGGCGGCGATGGTGGCGGCGCACTTCCCGGACGAGCAGCTAGCGGATGCCCGCGAGATTATTCGTGCCTACCTGGAGCGCCGGGACCGGCTCGATGGCCTGGCGGCGGACCAGCTGCTCAACGCGTTCCAGCTGCGGATGGCGGGCGCGTTCACCACCACCGATGAGGAGAGCCTGCGTCGGTTGATCGAGGCGATCTGGCACCGGCTCTCGCCGATCGGGGCCGAATGA
- a CDS encoding roadblock/LC7 domain-containing protein: MAQSPAKDLAWLLDDLTGRVAEVERAIVLSNDGLLIAASRNVSQEDAEHLSAAASGFQSLARGTGRCIGGGAVRQTVVEFERSFFFVTAAGSGASLAVQATAEADVGVVAYEMAKLVTGVGRYLSTGVRVPPFASETMVN, from the coding sequence GTGGCGCAGAGCCCAGCCAAAGATCTGGCGTGGCTGTTGGACGACCTGACGGGGCGGGTGGCGGAGGTGGAACGGGCGATCGTGTTGTCCAACGACGGTCTGCTGATCGCCGCGTCCCGTAACGTTTCCCAGGAGGACGCCGAGCATCTCTCGGCGGCCGCCTCCGGGTTCCAGAGCCTCGCCCGCGGCACCGGCAGGTGCATCGGTGGCGGCGCGGTACGGCAGACCGTGGTCGAGTTCGAGCGGTCGTTCTTCTTCGTGACCGCGGCCGGTTCCGGGGCCAGCCTTGCGGTGCAGGCGACCGCCGAGGCGGACGTCGGTGTGGTCGCCTACGAGATGGCCAAGCTCGTGACCGGGGTCGGGAGATACCTCAGCACCGGAGTTCGGGTGCCTCCCTTCGCCTCGGAGACCATGGTGAACTGA
- a CDS encoding GTP-binding protein — MGYGRSEEKPHSTGTRQPVPAAVKALVAGGFGVGKTTLVGAVSEVMPLRTEEYLTDEGLVVDDMSGVERKGTTTVAMDFGRITINDELMLYLFGVPGQDRFWFVWDELALGALGAVVLADTRRLADCFASVDYFERRGLPFIVAVNVFDDAPKHYQPADVQLALDLDPDVPVVICDARDRESAKTVLVTLVERVLRTRGD; from the coding sequence ATGGGCTACGGGCGCTCTGAGGAGAAGCCACACTCGACCGGCACGAGGCAGCCGGTGCCAGCGGCGGTGAAGGCGTTGGTAGCGGGAGGTTTCGGGGTGGGCAAGACGACGCTGGTCGGCGCGGTGAGCGAGGTCATGCCGCTGCGGACGGAGGAGTACCTCACCGACGAGGGGTTGGTCGTCGACGATATGTCGGGGGTGGAGCGGAAGGGCACCACCACGGTGGCGATGGACTTCGGCCGGATCACCATCAACGACGAGCTGATGCTCTACCTGTTCGGGGTGCCTGGTCAGGACCGGTTCTGGTTCGTCTGGGATGAGCTGGCGCTGGGGGCGCTCGGAGCGGTCGTGCTCGCCGACACCCGCCGGTTGGCCGACTGTTTCGCCTCGGTCGACTACTTCGAGCGGCGGGGTCTGCCGTTCATCGTTGCGGTGAACGTCTTCGACGATGCGCCGAAGCACTATCAGCCCGCTGATGTGCAGCTGGCGCTGGACCTGGACCCGGACGTGCCGGTGGTGATCTGCGACGCCCGCGATCGGGAGTCCGCCAAGACGGTGCTGGTCACGCTAGTGGAGCGGGTGCTGCGGACCCGCGGCGACTAG